The proteins below are encoded in one region of Rhododendron vialii isolate Sample 1 chromosome 7a, ASM3025357v1:
- the LOC131331930 gene encoding glucan endo-1,3-beta-glucosidase 11-like isoform X1, producing MDSNTSPLNSPSSLLLFIFITGFVIRSTVNAVGINYGQIANNLPPPEHVIPLVRSVGATKLKLYDADPRVLKAFANTTVDFTIGLGNEFLSKMRDPNSALAWVKTNVQPYLPSTKITCVTVGNEVLTFNDTFLNENLLPAMQSVHSALVQLNLDKNVTVTTPHSLAVLETSYPPSAGSFRRDLRAYITPILDFHVKTGSNFLINAYPYFAYKGSPKQVPIDFVLFQPNAGVVDPVSNLHYDNMLFAQIDAVYSALASLGYKKVPVQISETGWPSKGDEDEAGANPENARKYNGNLMKLIAQKKGTPLRPNSDLNIFVFALFNENMKPGPTSERNYGLFKPDGTQAYGLGLAGVSAIGGNSSSGGGNGSFAPPLLSPPAAASSSTGYLAISEAVSFFGLFLVSNVRRVALLDFVDFI from the exons ATGGACTCCAACACAAGTCCCCTCAACTCTCCCTCCTCATTACTCCTATTCATCTTCATCACGG GTTTTGTGATTCGTTCAACGGTTAACGCCGTCGGCATAAACTACGGCCAGATCGCGAACAACCTCCCGCCGCCGGAACACGTCATCCCCCTCGTCCGCTCCGTCGGCGCCACGAAACTGAAACTATACGACGCCGATCCCCGCGTCCTCAAGGCATTTGCCAACACCACCGTCGACTTCACCATCGGCCTCGGCAACGAATTCCTCTCCAAGATGAGAGACCCAAACAGCGCCCTGGCCTGGGTCAAGACAAACGTCCAGCCCTACCTCCCATCCACTAAAATCACCTGCGTCACCGTCGGCAACGAGGTGCTCACCTTCAACGACACCTTTCTCAACGAAAACCTCCTCCCGGCCATGCAAAGCGTTCACAGCGCCCTCGTCCAACTGAACCTCGACAAAAACGTCACCGTCACGACCCCGCACTCCCTCGCCGTGTTGGAAACCTCGTATCCGCCGTCGGCAGGATCCTTCCGGCGAGATCTGAGGGCTTACATCACTCCGATCTTGGATTTCCACGTGAAAACCGGTTCGAACTTCCTTATCAACGCGTACCCGTACTTCGCGTACAAGGGGAGCCCGAAGCAGGTCCCGATCGACTTCGTTCTGTTCCAGCCGAACGCTGGAGTGGTAGATCCTGTGTCGAACCTTCACTACGACAACATGTTGTTCGCGCAGATCGACGCGGTGTACTCCGCGCTGGCTTCGCTAGGGTATAAGAAAGTGCCGGTGCAGATATCGGAGACTGGATGGCCGTCCAAAGGAGACGAGGACGAAGCAGGGGCAAATCCGGAGAACGCGAGGAAGTATAATGGAAATCTGATGAAGTTGATTGCGCAGAAGAAGGGTACGCCGTTGAGGCCGAATAGCGATTTGAACATCTTTGTCTTCGCGTTGTTCAACGAGAATATGAAGCCCGGGCCGACGTCGGAGAGGAATTACGGGCTGTTCAAGCCTGATGGAACGCAGGCGTACGGTCTCGGACTAGCGGGAGTTAGCGCCATTGGTGGAAACAGTAGCAGCGGCGGCGGGAATGGGAGTTTTGCGCCGCCGCTGTTGTCGCCGCCCGCGGCGGCGAGCTCTTCGACGGGGTATTTGGCGATATCGGAGGCGGTGagtttttttggcctttttttagTGTCTAACGTGCGCAGGGTTGCTTTATTagattttgttgattttatatGA
- the LOC131331930 gene encoding glucan endo-1,3-beta-glucosidase 11-like isoform X2, whose translation MDSNTSPLNSPSSLLLFIFITGFVIRSTVNAVGINYGQIANNLPPPEHVIPLVRSVGATKLKLYDADPRVLKAFANTTVDFTIGLGNEFLSKMRDPNSALAWVKTNVQPYLPSTKITCVTVGNEVLTFNDTFLNENLLPAMQSVHSALVQLNLDKNVTVTTPHSLAVLETSYPPSAGSFRRDLRAYITPILDFHVKTGSNFLINAYPYFAYKGSPKQVPIDFVLFQPNAGVVDPVSNLHYDNMLFAQIDAVYSALASLGYKKVPVQISETGWPSKGDEDEAGANPENARKYNGNLMKLIAQKKGTPLRPNSDLNIFVFALFNENMKPGPTSERNYGLFKPDGTQAYGLGLAGVSAIGGNSSSGGGNGSFAPPLLSPPAAASSSTGYLAISEAGGLHLGSTRLFFLLVVGLVTRLF comes from the exons ATGGACTCCAACACAAGTCCCCTCAACTCTCCCTCCTCATTACTCCTATTCATCTTCATCACGG GTTTTGTGATTCGTTCAACGGTTAACGCCGTCGGCATAAACTACGGCCAGATCGCGAACAACCTCCCGCCGCCGGAACACGTCATCCCCCTCGTCCGCTCCGTCGGCGCCACGAAACTGAAACTATACGACGCCGATCCCCGCGTCCTCAAGGCATTTGCCAACACCACCGTCGACTTCACCATCGGCCTCGGCAACGAATTCCTCTCCAAGATGAGAGACCCAAACAGCGCCCTGGCCTGGGTCAAGACAAACGTCCAGCCCTACCTCCCATCCACTAAAATCACCTGCGTCACCGTCGGCAACGAGGTGCTCACCTTCAACGACACCTTTCTCAACGAAAACCTCCTCCCGGCCATGCAAAGCGTTCACAGCGCCCTCGTCCAACTGAACCTCGACAAAAACGTCACCGTCACGACCCCGCACTCCCTCGCCGTGTTGGAAACCTCGTATCCGCCGTCGGCAGGATCCTTCCGGCGAGATCTGAGGGCTTACATCACTCCGATCTTGGATTTCCACGTGAAAACCGGTTCGAACTTCCTTATCAACGCGTACCCGTACTTCGCGTACAAGGGGAGCCCGAAGCAGGTCCCGATCGACTTCGTTCTGTTCCAGCCGAACGCTGGAGTGGTAGATCCTGTGTCGAACCTTCACTACGACAACATGTTGTTCGCGCAGATCGACGCGGTGTACTCCGCGCTGGCTTCGCTAGGGTATAAGAAAGTGCCGGTGCAGATATCGGAGACTGGATGGCCGTCCAAAGGAGACGAGGACGAAGCAGGGGCAAATCCGGAGAACGCGAGGAAGTATAATGGAAATCTGATGAAGTTGATTGCGCAGAAGAAGGGTACGCCGTTGAGGCCGAATAGCGATTTGAACATCTTTGTCTTCGCGTTGTTCAACGAGAATATGAAGCCCGGGCCGACGTCGGAGAGGAATTACGGGCTGTTCAAGCCTGATGGAACGCAGGCGTACGGTCTCGGACTAGCGGGAGTTAGCGCCATTGGTGGAAACAGTAGCAGCGGCGGCGGGAATGGGAGTTTTGCGCCGCCGCTGTTGTCGCCGCCCGCGGCGGCGAGCTCTTCGACGGGGTATTTGGCGATATCGGAGGCG